The DNA segment CAGTAAACTCAAACTTTTATCTCTGTGCTCCTAGCGCATGTTTTCTAGTGCATGACACAAGCCAACATTTGTTTGAATATTCACATTTGTTTCCCTTCCTACCTGCCTTTATCTGTACCTTTAACAAGTCTGACAGTAAATCTTGCCCTAATGATTCCGGGTAAGTGTCCATttcttttcactgtgtttttattgctgGCTCTAAAAGCAATGCAGCCAACATAGAGTTGTATGTTAACTTCAGCATCTGTAGTCTGGTGCAAAAGGTTTGGTCCTTACTGACTCCACTTCCACTTATTCaagtcactgaactggacctctccaTCTTGTTTGTGACGTTGGTGCCTTTGTTAGAGTCTTTTTAATAGAATTATGTCATAAGTAATATATCCTCCTGGGTGGTACTTTCCATCCAAGATTTTTGTGCTTTGcccgacaattttctcagtcgaagtcagcagcACTCCACCTACACTATACaaagtgcaggtagagcaccgctttcccctcctgagttgcctgatggtttgccagaatctcttcgaggcagtccgaaaatctttttccatggcctcctcccacacccgagtttttgcttcagccactgcccatGCCGCCTTCTGCTTGACCTGTCGGTACCTATCAGCTACCTCCGAAGtgccacaggctaaccaagcctgatatgactccttcttcagcctggtggctcccttaaGCTCTgatgtccaccatttggttttcGGGTTACCACCAcaacaggcaccaaccaccttgcggcagCCGCTCAGTGCAGCTTTGGCATTGGAGAtgcatggtccattcggactgaatgtccccagtctccctcggaatgctgttaaAGCTCTGCTAGAGGTGtgagttgaagatctcgcggactggggcctctgccaGGCGTTCCCAGTGCACCCTCACTATACGTTTTGGCGCACCAGGTCTTTCCAGCATCCTCCCCcatcacctgatccaactcaccaccagctcagcccctctctttacccgctTGTCAAGAACATATGgccgcaggtctggtgatatgATTACAAAATCAATCATCAACCTGTGGCCTAGGGTGTCCTGATGCTacatgcacttatggacactcttatgttcaaacatagtgttcgttatggccaaactgtggtttgcacagaagtccaacaacaaaacattgcTCGGGTTCAGATCCGGGAGACCATTCCTCCCAATCATacccctccaggtctcactgtcATTGCCCACATGAGCACTGGAGTCCCCAGGTGGAACACTCTCCAGCACCCCGcccagggactccaagaaggctgggtactctgaaccgccactcggcgcataagcgcagatgacagtcaggacccgttccccgacctgAAGgcacagggaacaaaccctctcatccattGGGAGAAACCCAGACACACAGGAATcaagccgaggggatactaGGATACCCACCctagcccgccgcctctcaccaggggcaactccaaaCTGAGACAGTTTGAAACTGAGTCCAGCGCCTCttcaggagactggttccagaacCCAAGCCGTGCGTTGAGGtaagcccgactatatctaagcggtacctctcaacctcacacaCTAAATCAGGCTCCTttcccaccagagaggtgacattccatgtcccgaTTGCTAGTCTTGGTAGCCGGGGATTGGTTCGCCATGGGAGACCTCTGAGGCCCTACCAGGGGGCAGAAGCCCCCGGACAACATATCCCCTGGGATCCttgggacacacaaacacaaaccctCCACCCCAATAAGGTAGCAATTCGCGGAGGGGAGAAAATTGTCAgatggtggaaggaatacttcgaggacctccttaatcccactggcacACCTTCcatggaggaagcagagtctggggaggAGGGGGATGACCCGCCAATCTCCGGGCGcaaggtcactgaggcagttaaacaactccttggtggcagagcccctggggtCGATGAGGTCTgccctgagttcctgaaggctctggatgttgtagggatGTTGTGGTTGGCACGCCTCTACAGTGTTGTGTGGAGATCAGGGGTGGTACCTCTGGACTGGCAGACTggggtggtggttcccatctttaagaaaggtgaccggagggtgtgttccaactatagggggatcacactcctcagcctccctgggaaagtctatgccagggtgctggaaaggagagtccgtccgttagtcgaacctcggatacaggaggaactaTGCAGTTTTTGTCCTGGTCATGGAATACTgtaccagctctttatcctctcaaggatacttgagggtgcatgagagtttgcccaaccagtctacatgtgttttgtggacttggagaaggcatttgaccgtgtccctcggAGTGTCCTGTGGAAGGTGCtctgggagtatggggtgtttggcccattgctacgggccattcagtccttatacaactgttgcaagagcttggtccgcgtagccggcaataagtcgcactcattcccggtgggtgatgggctccgccagggctgccctttgtcacagattctgttcgtaatttttatggacagaatttctaggcgcagccaagtggtggAAGGATTTCAcctgggtggtctcagaatctcatcgcTGCATttcgcagatgatgtggttctgttggcttcatcgggtgatggactccagcttgcactggaacggttcgcagccgagtgtgaagcggtgggaatgagaatcagcacctccaaatctgaggccatggtcctcagccggaaaagggtggagtgctcactctgggtcagggacgacttcctgccccaagtggaggagtttaagtatctcgggatcttgttcacgagtgatgggaaaagggagcgggagatcgacagacggattggttcTGCAGCTGCAATGATGTGGATGCTTTACTGGTCCGTCGTGgtaaaaagagagctgagtgtaaaagcgaagctctcaatttactggtcgatctacgtccctactctcatctatggtcacgagctgtgagtagtgaccgaaagaatgagattgcggatacaagcggcagaaattaGCTCTGAAATTGCCCTCTGATGGGCAAATATAGGAGTATCGAAGGTAACAGGTAATGCCACTGTTGCTATCTATCCATGTTTTCACCCACTAGCCCTAACAGCATGGTATTAGGTGCAGTCCTTTATACCTTACCTTATCACTGGTCTCCATATTGTGATTGACTTCAGGGGAAACCTCATCAGTATTAGCCGTGCCTGAGTCTGAGGGACTCTGGGGAATCACAGATCTCTTTTTGAAATACTGAACCACAAAAACAACctagaaagagacagagaggaagagttGAATGCATTTGATCACTCAAAATTATTCCTTTCACACAAATCAACCATTTGGATGGGAAGTACTTCACTGTTACTGCAGGGAAATAGAGCTCTGTCATTTTTGTTTAGATTGTTTCTGTGACCAAAATCTTTGTCCCCACTAAGACTGTTGTTCACGAAGTGGAAAAAATTTATTCATGTCCATCCATGCAAGcacagcttgtgtgtgtgagagtgtccTGAAGCAGTTTAGTCCATTAGAGCAGTTTCCTATTAAGGAAAGAGTCTAAATAAGTTTGACCAAGTTACACAATGATGTGCAGAAGTAAGGTGCTGAACTTACTCTCGGAAAGATGAATTATTTTGAAAAGCTGCTTGAAAGTGTGCTTTAAATGATACAGTTTTTTCTGACTGAATAAATGACTAAAATTTCAGTAAAATCTTTGCCAAATAAAAGATGAAGATGATCAGTAAGATGTCCTGTTGAGATAAAGTGTTCAACATGTGTTTTGTAATGTCAGAAGTATGAGcctctatttatttttattttcacataaaTTTCAGAAAACTTTTGGACAGTAACCCGATAACGGTACGTCTCTCCTTTAATTCAATTGGCTAAGAAAAATTCTTCATTAACCATTAAGGTttttagccatttttatacagttCCCTAGTTTCAGGGACACAAATGTAATTGAAAAACtcacttaaaaacagtttcatgGACAAGTGTGAGCTGCATTAATTAAACAGGGAAAGGAGTCAATTCTGAGTGTGACATTTGAATTCAGAAGCTGGTACTGTTATGCCACAACAGGCAGCTAAAGGGCTCCTAATGCACATGAAACAAGCCATACCTAGGATGAAACTATGTCATCAGCATGGTCGTACGGAGCTTGGAGTCCAAATCAACACTTTttaaattctaaaaaaaaaagaacacaatcGCTCTacaacagtaaaaaaacaaacaaacccctgGACATCCACAGAATGAAAGATCACAGGATCCTTTCCATAATGTAGAAAAATCCATTCTCACAAATGAAACAAGTTGATTAGCCAGTATATGGCAATACAGATGGACCAAAACATACTTTAAGAGCAGTGCTTTTCAGTTGAATctcattcagtttcatttaaactttaatgTGTTGGTATCagagcagaggatgtacttcctgagacaactggggaagtacagtcttccacaggagctgctgatccagttctacactgcagtcattgagtctgtcctgtgctcctccatcacagtctgttAAGGTGCAGCCACTagacaggacaggagcagactgcagcagactgtacgggcagcagaaagaatcatcgcccccctgccctccatccaggatctgtacctctcaagaaccaggaaacgggcaggaatcATCACAAACCcgtcacaccctggacacagactcaTTGACCcactgccctctggcagacggtacagaagcctgcagaccaggaccacccgacacaggaacagtttctttcccctcgccatctccctcctaaacagttgacctgtcacactgctcccactgccagactgcaactgcaccttatgtacattctgtggtattcattccacctcatttcatttctgtcatcctccattttatgtatataagatTTAGATtggttatttattatttgtggTTGGTTTATACacctttgtgtatgtatgtatgtgtgcctTTATGCATGTGTacgtatatacatatacatgcacatatgaatatatatatatatatattcatatatatatatatatatgtgtgtgtgtatattgtgTCGTTTACATATTGTTGTGATTTACgttgctgtgcttgagagtcACCATCTACCGGAAACAAATTCCTTTTATGTGTTTGcgcatatacttggccaataaacgcgattctgattctgatcacaCTCTAAAATTGAAATGAAGTAGCAGCTTTCCTATTTAAAGCATTTATGATGTGTTCATTACATGTTCACTACAGCAGACCTAACACCTCCACAGAGTACTGAAGGTTGAGGTTTTCTATGAGTTTATAAATAAGCAGTCATTTAACTCCAGATTTGAGCTAGCATAAAATGCTGTGTTTATTGGCATATCTGTTTTTCATAATGGCCCACTAATGAAGTCTATGCTGATATGAATAAGTCTAATAATAATAGGAACTGACCAGAAAGACAGCGACGGCAGCACCAGTGGCTTGTCCTGCTATAACATCACTCCAGTGGTTACGATACTCAGCCACTCTGTTGATGCCTGTTAGCAAAGCCAGACTGACCAATGAGAGGCTGACAAAGGGCCCAGCCAGACGCCCCACTGTGGATCCAACACAGGACATGATGTACATCTGAAAAGGAAGATTATTTCTCTGACACTTTAACCAAATATTACTTTATTGACATTGGTGAAGACTGTTGGATTATTTAAAGACAGATCTACTCACTGCCAAGTAAACAGCTAAGTAGACACTGAGTGCAGCCTCTTTGCAGGGAAATGTCTTCCTGGCTCTGATGATGTTATCAGGGTCACCAGTACAGCCATCTGACTGGCTCACAAAGAACGCAGTATCCTGGCAGCCGAGAGCAGTGTAATTGGGCTggcacacagacaggaagtagggAGCCAGACTTCCTGTGACCATCTGACCAGTACTAACAAAAATGTCTGTTGTAAACAAACCAAAGACAAAGACACCTACAGAAAGACACACAGGTGATATTTGTATACAACTTAAACCAACATAACTATTGCAAAACTCACATGGGCTACATTATAGACGGTTCATTTAAATTCAGTGAAAATggtcattttaaacattaaacatagCTGATCCTAAAACATTAGAAGAGACACCATAATTGTGTTTAGTGTCTACAGTAGCCCAGAACATTATTATAaaggacattttgaaaatgtcacGGACATGGCAACTGGGTTAATCAATGGTGGGAATATTTTGGGCTGGTCTTACATTACCAAGGAAACGGACGGTCCTGCGCACCATGGGGTTAACATAGCAGCAGTCTCCCACGACAACAACCTTCTCCTGCTCATAAAAGTTGTTTGAGTTGTAGTAAAAGAGGAAGATGACTACTTCCACCCCTGAAAtctgaaaaaagaggaaaaaacagattgaaaaagaaaatgaattaaataagaataaattgGACGAAAAGTTATCTAAACTGCTGTAGTATACAGTACAGTGCAGTAATGATGGCAGGCGTTGTCATTCCAGTAATTTGCTGCAATATGATGTGAGCATAGAGTAGCTTTGATTTTAAAACTTACTATTaaatcaaattttaatttgttcaCGTGTTTTTATGTGATATGTTATTGACATGCAATAAAACCCATATCATGAGTCAGTATTAGCATTTGATATtttgtggagaaaaaaatattgaaggTTCATCCTCTGCTATTTTGGCCACACACTAACTTTGACCCATTGAAGAGAAAACATCAGCAGAGCTAATGCAGAGGTGGGCGGGGCCTACCAAACAGCCACGTACAGCAACCGCAAACAGCAGAAAAGACAAATACAGCTACCATGATGTTACCCTCCAGTTTGTGAAATCCCATTATGAAGCCTTAATGCACGTTTTATCTTCACCATTTTagtattttaaaattatatgCGATGGGTGTGGTTCTGACTGCAATTCCATTAACGTCGGCTAACAACCCGTCAATCACACAATCAGGAAACATACACTGGATAATCATCCTCTCTGACACTTAAAATAACCAGAATTTACAAAACTGACCATAAGCTCATCAgcaaagtgtttacagagggTGAATATTAGAGACTGAGCCTGTGCAGGTATAGCAGGGTGTCCCAAAACACCCAGAAAGACAATTTCCCCGCTGAACATCAGCTGATGTTCAGACTCAGTTTCCCCATGAATATCAGTATAGTGTGGAAGGAGGACAGAGCTTCCAGACAAAGAATACAGGTGAAACAACACCAACACATGGAGTTGCACAAAGTTTGCACATATCTACTCCAACAGCAGCTTTTTCCTTCTGCCTCACCCTCACCCTGCCCTGAACGTGGGGGGCTCAGAGATATTGATGACTTTGAGAAGCTTCTGTGGAACTTTATTCCAGCACTGCTGAAATCACCTGCAGAGACCTGCTGCAATACTTCATGTTCAATACTTATCTTACCTGCTGTGAAATgcacagtgttgggactaacgcgttattaagtaacgcgttacagtaactacgttattattgtggtaacgagcacggtaactagttattatgccaaaaccaggaacgcgttactcgttactgggatttagataggctcgttactcgttacttcgtgtggtggatatcgcggagcttccacagattcaataacattagcaagtggtggaagccagcaggtggatgaaggaaaagggaggcaagaggagagacccaagcggccgccggtccgcgtgtcaggtgaactgaacttcaggtaagaagttatgacctgcagtctatctgggtcagatataaaccaagtttaggtggagtttattttcggtatgctgacattttttcgtactgcgtgctagctagcatgacggagtttctatacagctgggtgggtgctatgttactgatgttgaactttattttgttcatacggttaattattagagttgccaaccgtcccgtaaaaaacagaatcgtctggtattcagagaaaatattacgcgtttcgtactgaggtgaaaaggaacagtttgtcccggacttcagctacaatgaaaaagacacaaagctgaagctgcacagctgcctcttcttctctcattctctcctgtttctacttcaatcacgaaactgatcaatgatcagctgatcggcttttctctcttgtttatttatcgcccactttgcgccagaaagaggaaaccagcggatgtcgcgttaaacaacagcagcacgtttaagcttgatcagctgttgttagaatttatttaatattaatttctagtatcagctgatgtttgctggagccacagctgtaaagctgctggtcatgatatcagtttggttatctggtgagaggaaacatgcagatgaaaccaggagatgtccttactgaatcatcagagctgaacaggtgatggagaaacaggtttaccttttaggtgacatgaatgagttgaaggaagttatgaactgtttctgagagacaaataacaccaggatccttttctacgtagctgacagctggtaactgtgcaggggcgggtctagcaaagtgttgccagggggcaggtagggcattaacagggaagggggcacaaagaaatacttttctttattattctcatttaaaatgtcttgctttaaaaaataattatctgagtcttacaacaaacaattgatagattgatacatatataccatcagaacagtgtacatcactgtcacaacagtgtttattttcattcaaaggctttatgatttttcctataatggtgggcggtctctagtcaaaatgcccgggacgattttttgtcccagtccagccctgtatgcagctcatctgcagtctggtgttacctacatcttcctattcagaaggcagaatttccaagttctgagtacaatcaaaagcaccacgactgcagttttgtgttggatgtaaaaagcaggctagaatcatggcggcggtcaacgacgtccaggcgtgggatttctcttgtggaaatgtgcacattatttttcctttctgttggtaggtggcacagtgcacttgtggcaagtaagcaagctagaagactggcaatcttgctgggtatccagttacggaagcaacacattaacaagagaattctgagtaaaaccaaagttactttccctagtaactagttactctgaaagtaacgagtaacttgaagtaactgagttacttttttagagaagtaactagtaatgtaactaagttactaatttaaagtaacttacccaacactggaaATGCACAGTAATGTATGGCTCCATCCACTGCAGATATCTACTCACTGACAGATACTAACAGTCCTTTAACATGCATAGCTTTCTGTAGCTCTATTGACTTACCAGTACAACAGGTAGTCCGCTCACCACAGAGTACAGTATTATCGGTGGTATGCGGCTGTTCtgttcaggtccaggatcagGTTTGGTCAAAGTGGGATCTCTGCAAATGAAGCCCTGCTCTGCTGGACTGAAAGTGTCAGTGAACTCACAGTAGTAAACCAGCATCACTGTAGCAGCGAGGATCACCACCTGGAAGTACAGCATGATGGAGTCAGCATTGAACAAGGCTGGAGACTGTTACCACATCAGTCCAGTTGATCAGGAAAATCCAGCTTCATGAGGTCTTTACTGCTGATGTAATGAAGAAAAAGTAGCCTTTCAAATTTCAGTCACCATGTTTTTTCCAAATCCAGTTTCAAGATTCCTGGTTTTTGTCACTATAATTGGAAATGCAGCCTTCACggtctataatccagttttgaaaCAATAAATGTCGAGCAGTACAAAGGTTAGGTGCAAAAATCAAAATGCCGACAGTGATGATGATTCTACTGGTGACCAGGCTGTTAGAGGAAAGCCACAGTGACTCTGTGAGTGGGAAACCTTGTCTTTCCACTCCTGTGACTTTACTGAATCATCTGAGTGGACCGGCGAGTTCATTCTGTTTCAGTGAACAATCTCTAAAGAGTCACTTACAGTCTGCTGAACACAAACTCACATCTCTAAAGAGCAGGTCGAGTGAATAGGAGAGAGCAAAGTTTTTCAATACATGTCATAGGTTAGGTcaatagactgtaaataaaagatgaatgTAATCACGTGTCATCTGACATTTTAAAGTTtctaaatgtgatttttttgtttcttttttttagatgaCTGTGCTGAGAGCcacagaaaaccaaacaaaagaagacAGCTTTTGAAAATTGTAAAAATTCTGTTTCATTTTGGGGTTTTGGTCATTTCTGTAACACCTTCAGGAAATCTTTACTCCTATTTGGAGAAAGATCAAATAAATCTAAGCTTTGTTTAATCATTCTACCTCAGTACAAAGAGCTACATGGTTGTTAAAATTTATGCCTGACATGTACTTAAATCAAAAACTGTTTCCAAGAAAACCTTTTCTTTCAGTGGTCTCAATACAAACTCCATCTGGTTTTGTAGAATTCTGTAAATTAGAGCAGTACCAACTTTGCTTCATCTTGTCTTCTTAACCTGCTGCTGGCCAGATGTCTCCTTTGTATTGGCCGTGTAGACACTGCAGCCAAAGCTAAATAATTCTTCATCTGTGACTGCAGGATCCACGAGCACTCCTGAGCAGTCTTTGTGCTCTGACCAGCATAGCAACAGGTCAAGTTACTGAAAATAATGGGAAGCCCATCTGGTAACCCAGCCATGGGGGAGCCACAAGCCAGTGAAGTCCCAGTGTCAGTCCTATGCCCAGATAAATGGGGAGGTTTCCATCAGGAAGGACATCCAATGTAAATTCttggccaaatcaaacatgcggaTCATAAAGAATGGGGTTAACAACGACCACCTACAGCGTGCCAGTGAAAACTGTGCTACTGTTGCCTAAAGGCaaaggaagaggagaaagagaaTGCATGTTAGGAGGCAGGAAGAGGGAATTAAAGAAGGAGTGTGAATTGTGGTGAGAGTAGGGACTCTAAATGTAGGAACTTTGGTAAAAGGACGAATGCTGGTTGATAGGATGGAGGTAAAGAAGGTAGATATATCACGTGTGCATGAGACCAGGTGGAAAGAAGCAAGGCCAGCAGCACTCGGATTGGATCCAGGCTGTTCCAAACAggaacaggagtgatacacctgctgctgtcagacctgcaggtatcaggctgtgatgttctcctttgtagtggacacaaaatattttttggagtggcacaaataatttgtgtggcatcttattgaagaacagctgattgttctgtaaatagtttgaaatggttatttaaaaaatcaaggtaaaaggtaaatggatgcaaataactttgtttgcaaaacttgtgcataggattttaaaattgacaatttatatttgcatttgaagttatgaaatatgattcattaaacatgtttgtggttgttacagtaaaaatataactttttctactgtgattttatgttttttgtctgattttagatcaattctggttatacagtatgacaaaatgagaaccccagggggttaaacgttctttgttttttttttttaagtaacacaatagttacttttccaagtaattaattacttttagaatattgtaactcagttactaactcagttacttttttgaagaagtaactagtaactataattgaattactttttcaaagtaacttgcccaacccTGTCTGTGATACGCTCAGTAAGCCCATTGATGTCCTCCAAATGAAGATTTTTCTGAGCACTGCTGCACTCTAGTGGTCACATCATGTAAATAAACTTTAAGTTTACATATTATGCTTTgaatgattcttttttttcattttatacacaaatAAGAACTCAAAAAATAACTGATCCCTTCAGTCTTTTCTGTTTTGGTATTTACTTTAATGCCGTTGTTACCATGGTGATCATAGTGATGAAAGCCCATCATCACTGCAAAACTAACAATCTCTAAAACATCTGAAAACTGGGAAACTATAATCCAGTGAAACCAGTCTGTGAAACTGAGCCATTAGTTCATGTGAACAGATCCAGACAGTCTTCTAGCCCTGGCACACTACTGTCCccatcaccatggcaactgTCTGTCTCATGCTGCTCCCTCTTTCGCCTCCGTTTATATacacttgtttttttcctctcctccttttcctcctcttcGTCTGTCCCTTTTTCTGTCTCCCGAGCATCACGAGGATCTTGGATCTGGAATCTTTGGCGTTTCTCTGTTAGCAGGGCTGACTGGAGGTTCTGGTAGAACCTGctggcagcagagagagagagaaaatcaagtgtTTGACAAGAAATCCAGTGAGACTCCAGTATCAGGGTTCTGAcgctttttcagggtcaaattcaagcacttttaagcactttcaaggatattttcaagcttttccagcaccttctgattggctaaaaaaaaaagaaagaaagaaaagaatgcatgtttcaattagcatcacctcagtaagaccatgtgaaaagacACCTTTGCTCCCATTTTGTGAAAAATACCCCacataaaaatactgcaaaaggaaatGGCGCCTTTATATACatagtgtataaactcaaaatgcacatttcacttaaaaattaagatgtgaaaatgtgaagaaatcaacttgttagatattcttctcctgttgaaaaaacaacaaaaacacaaaacagaaataagtcttctcatcagatattgatgcttctttcctgtgtgacaaaaaatagatgtttgtttgtttttaagttaattcccaataaaactgttttattgctaacta comes from the Oreochromis aureus strain Israel breed Guangdong linkage group 18, ZZ_aureus, whole genome shotgun sequence genome and includes:
- the LOC116332781 gene encoding phospholipid phosphatase-related protein type 5-like, whose product is MLYFQVVILAATVMLVYYCEFTDTFSPAEQGFICRDPTLTKPDPGPEQNSRIPPIILYSVVSGLPVVLISGVEVVIFLFYYNSNNFYEQEKVVVVGDCCYVNPMVRRTVRFLGVFVFGLFTTDIFVSTGQMVTGSLAPYFLSVCQPNYTALGCQDTAFFVSQSDGCTGDPDNIIRARKTFPCKEAALSVYLAVYLAMYIMSCVGSTVGRLAGPFVSLSLVSLALLTGINRVAEYRNHWSDVIAGQATGAAVAVFLVVFVVQYFKKRSVIPQSPSDSGTANTDEVSPEVNHNMETSDKSPGSITEVT